Proteins encoded by one window of Cyclobacteriaceae bacterium:
- a CDS encoding tetratricopeptide repeat-containing sensor histidine kinase, translating to MMLTRYVLPGMLCLIFLQTVHAQDETSATAWYRQYFTSRDHAPVEELLAQKEKELLEAHEIQDDSARVFVLLQKGLIQLNYAYNFEAAMDCFLQSLGAADSASLPSGEVFSYLALAHIFEQVGNPEKSLQFLERAFAIAFALKQPELLALTLNELGKASASAGRLDEAQEHYDHALRYKQELPDNGLEAETLYNLANLSVNKRDFNQALEYYKQSLTIRRKQRLRLEEGILLSEIGDTYNNLNNRERAYANYKAALEVYQSIDFKKGIAEAYNQIGEYYYNQQNYKQALANLELALAAGQSAQTKSALRKSYEYLSLTWKALGDFKEALRHKELQLAINEFIVKEESDQKLLETQSTYALQQKESEIERLERAKQDRERELAEQKRIQLYLYALLGLGVVIAGLILYLYLLKQRSNRQLQAINAQIEAQNIQLQTLNTTKDKFFSIIGHDLKGPLNSLTSFSNLLINHFDALSKEEIQNIAKDLDKSLKNLFALLNNLLEWARSQTGNIDFTASAINLSEVLEQNKELLSQQAAAKDITILYEPAEVVTASAHMPSVTTVVRNLISNAIKFTPPGGAIKLNASKNSKEVIVSIADTGVGMSKTVMDKLFRLDAKHSTLGTANEKGTGLGLILCKDFVEKNGGRLWVESEEGKGSTFYFSLPAS from the coding sequence ATGATGTTAACCCGCTATGTTCTGCCAGGCATGCTTTGCCTGATTTTTTTGCAGACGGTACACGCGCAAGATGAGACCTCCGCCACTGCCTGGTATCGCCAATACTTCACTTCGCGCGATCACGCACCCGTTGAAGAACTACTGGCACAAAAAGAAAAGGAATTGCTGGAGGCACATGAAATTCAGGATGACTCGGCCCGTGTTTTTGTGCTGCTTCAAAAAGGATTAATTCAACTGAACTATGCCTACAACTTCGAGGCCGCCATGGACTGCTTTCTGCAATCACTTGGCGCTGCCGATTCAGCAAGCCTGCCTTCTGGCGAAGTGTTTTCCTACCTGGCCCTGGCGCATATCTTTGAACAGGTGGGTAATCCTGAAAAAAGTCTGCAGTTTCTGGAACGCGCCTTCGCCATTGCCTTTGCCCTGAAGCAGCCCGAATTACTGGCGCTAACCCTAAACGAGTTGGGCAAAGCAAGTGCATCAGCCGGAAGGCTGGATGAAGCACAGGAACATTACGACCACGCGCTGCGATACAAACAAGAACTACCCGACAACGGACTGGAGGCGGAAACACTTTACAACCTGGCTAACCTATCTGTCAATAAACGTGATTTCAACCAAGCACTGGAATACTATAAGCAGTCATTAACCATTCGAAGAAAACAACGCCTCAGGTTGGAGGAAGGAATACTGTTGAGTGAAATCGGGGACACATATAACAACCTGAATAACCGCGAACGGGCCTACGCCAACTACAAGGCCGCCCTGGAGGTATATCAAAGTATCGATTTCAAAAAAGGTATTGCGGAGGCCTATAACCAGATTGGTGAGTACTATTACAATCAGCAAAACTATAAACAAGCATTGGCCAACCTTGAACTGGCATTGGCTGCCGGACAATCGGCACAAACCAAAAGTGCGCTGCGCAAAAGCTATGAATATTTAAGTCTTACGTGGAAAGCGTTAGGTGATTTTAAAGAAGCATTGCGCCACAAAGAATTGCAACTGGCCATTAACGAGTTTATCGTGAAGGAAGAAAGTGATCAGAAGTTGCTGGAAACACAAAGCACTTATGCCCTACAACAAAAAGAATCAGAGATTGAACGACTTGAACGCGCCAAGCAAGATCGAGAGCGTGAATTGGCTGAGCAAAAACGCATACAACTGTACTTGTATGCGCTGCTCGGTTTAGGTGTTGTAATTGCGGGCTTGATTCTGTATTTGTATTTGTTAAAGCAACGATCAAACCGACAGCTTCAGGCCATCAACGCACAGATTGAAGCGCAGAACATTCAACTTCAGACCCTCAATACCACCAAGGATAAATTTTTCTCCATCATCGGTCATGATTTGAAGGGGCCGCTGAATTCACTTACTTCATTTTCAAATTTACTGATCAATCATTTCGATGCCCTTAGCAAAGAAGAAATTCAGAACATTGCCAAAGATCTTGATAAGTCGTTGAAAAATCTTTTTGCGCTACTGAATAATTTGCTGGAGTGGGCCCGTTCACAAACCGGAAATATTGATTTCACCGCTTCAGCGATTAATCTTTCCGAAGTACTTGAGCAAAATAAAGAATTATTGAGCCAGCAGGCAGCCGCAAAAGATATTACCATTTTATATGAGCCTGCCGAAGTAGTTACAGCATCTGCACACATGCCTTCCGTAACAACCGTTGTGCGCAACCTTATTTCCAATGCAATAAAATTCACACCACCCGGTGGCGCTATTAAACTGAATGCATCAAAAAATTCAAAAGAAGTAATTGTTTCCATTGCCGATACCGGTGTGGGTATGAGCAAAACGGTAATGGATAAACTTTTCAGGTTGGATGCCAAACACTCCACGCTGGGCACAGCCAATGAAAAAGGAACCGGACTCGGACTTATTCTGTGTAAAGATTTCGTAGAAAAAAATGGCGGCCGGCTTTGGGTTGAAAGCGAGGAAGGAAAAGGCTCTACATTCTATTTCTCATTACCAGCCTCATAA
- a CDS encoding ABC-F family ATP-binding cassette domain-containing protein, with protein MISVDAVSVEFSGTVLFSNITFNINENDRIALMGKNGAGKSTLLKILAGVNKPTRGKISAPKDAIIAYLPQHLLTEDNATVFEEASKAFSKIHNMKQRMDELNHQLETRTDYESDAYAKIIEEVSELSEKYYSIEDINYDAEVEKTLLGLGFLRSDFTRSTSEFSGGWRMRIELAKILLQKPDLILLDEPTNHLDIESVQWLEEFLKNNAKAVIVISHDKTFVDNLTNRTIEITMGRIYDYKTNYSHYLQLRKERREQQQKQFDDQAKQIAEIREFIERFKGTYSKTLQVQSRVKMLEKMEIVEVDEVDSSALNLKFPPAPRSGNYPVIVDGLTKRYGDHLVFQDVSLTIARGDKVAFVGKNGEGKSTLVKAIMSEIDFEGRCQLGHGALIGYFAQNQASLLDGDLTVFETIDQIAEGDIRTKIKDILGAFMFSGDAIDKKVKMLSGGERTRLAMIKLLLQPVNLLILDEPTNHLDIKTKDILKDALRAFDGTLILVSHDRDFLDGLASKVFEFGNKRVKEHFEDINGFLRNKKLENLKEIERSGK; from the coding sequence ATGATTTCAGTAGATGCAGTAAGTGTTGAGTTTAGCGGTACGGTGCTGTTCAGCAACATTACGTTTAATATTAACGAGAACGACCGGATAGCCCTGATGGGTAAAAACGGAGCGGGCAAATCGACCTTGTTGAAGATTTTGGCCGGGGTGAACAAACCCACCCGGGGAAAAATATCAGCCCCGAAAGATGCTATAATTGCCTACCTGCCCCAGCACCTGTTAACAGAAGACAATGCCACTGTTTTTGAAGAAGCTTCCAAAGCTTTTTCAAAAATCCACAACATGAAGCAGCGTATGGACGAGCTGAATCACCAGCTTGAAACCCGCACTGATTATGAATCGGATGCGTATGCGAAAATCATTGAAGAAGTTTCGGAACTGAGTGAGAAGTATTACTCCATTGAAGACATCAACTACGATGCGGAAGTGGAAAAGACATTATTGGGCCTTGGATTTTTACGATCTGATTTCACCCGTTCCACCAGCGAATTCAGTGGAGGCTGGCGCATGCGCATTGAGCTGGCAAAAATTCTATTACAAAAACCTGATTTGATTTTATTGGATGAGCCTACCAACCACCTCGACATTGAATCGGTTCAATGGTTGGAAGAGTTTTTAAAGAACAATGCAAAGGCTGTGATCGTAATCAGCCACGATAAAACCTTCGTGGATAACCTGACCAATCGCACCATAGAAATTACCATGGGCCGCATTTACGATTACAAGACCAACTACAGCCATTATTTGCAGTTGCGGAAGGAGCGGAGAGAGCAGCAGCAAAAGCAGTTTGATGATCAGGCCAAACAGATTGCGGAGATCAGGGAATTTATTGAGCGCTTTAAGGGAACATACTCCAAAACACTTCAAGTGCAATCACGGGTGAAGATGTTGGAGAAGATGGAGATTGTGGAGGTGGATGAAGTGGATTCATCGGCACTTAACCTGAAGTTTCCACCCGCACCACGTTCCGGAAATTACCCGGTAATTGTGGATGGATTAACTAAACGCTATGGCGATCACCTGGTGTTTCAGGATGTGTCACTGACCATTGCACGAGGCGATAAGGTTGCTTTTGTGGGCAAGAACGGAGAGGGTAAATCTACCTTGGTCAAAGCCATCATGAGTGAGATTGATTTTGAAGGCCGTTGCCAGTTGGGGCACGGTGCTTTAATCGGGTACTTCGCCCAGAATCAAGCTTCGTTGCTGGATGGCGATTTAACCGTATTCGAAACTATCGACCAGATTGCAGAAGGTGATATTCGCACCAAGATCAAGGATATACTTGGAGCGTTTATGTTCAGTGGCGATGCCATCGATAAAAAAGTAAAGATGCTTTCCGGGGGCGAACGCACCCGTTTGGCCATGATCAAGCTGTTACTTCAGCCGGTTAACTTGCTCATTCTTGATGAACCTACCAACCACCTCGACATCAAGACCAAAGACATTCTGAAAGATGCCCTCCGCGCTTTTGACGGAACGTTGATCCTCGTCTCCCACGACCGTGACTTCCTGGACGGCCTCGCTTCCAAGGTTTTTGAGTTCGGCAACAAGCGTGTTAAGGAGCATTTCGAAGACATTAATGGCTTCCTCCGCAATAAGAAACTGGAGAACCTGAAGGAGATTGAACGGAGTGGGAAGTAG
- a CDS encoding GIY-YIG nuclease family protein, with translation MKGYMYILLCSDGSYYTGSTVNLDARVAQHQAGEGANHTRKHLPVELVYYEEYSRIDLAFYREKQVQGWSRKKKEALINGKPELLPELAMAYRDKKTLEKVASRASRPSAVSATENKKSS, from the coding sequence ATGAAAGGGTATATGTACATATTGCTTTGCTCAGATGGCAGCTACTATACCGGAAGTACGGTAAACCTTGATGCGCGCGTAGCCCAACATCAGGCTGGAGAAGGTGCCAACCACACCAGAAAGCACTTGCCTGTCGAGCTTGTTTATTATGAAGAATACTCCAGAATTGACCTCGCCTTTTATCGGGAAAAACAGGTCCAGGGGTGGAGCCGGAAGAAGAAAGAAGCCCTGATAAATGGAAAGCCCGAATTGCTACCAGAACTAGCGATGGCTTATAGAGATAAGAAGACATTGGAGAAGGTGGCTTCGAGGGCTTCGAGACCCTCAGCCGTCTCAGCCACCGAGAACAAAAAGTCATCATAA
- a CDS encoding SWIB/MDM2 domain-containing protein: MAKKKKAVAKKAPKKAKKAAAKKAPKKVVKKAAKKAAPKKAAPKKAAKPAPAKKAAKPKAKRKPNAAFMAALKPSPALAAVVGGNAAPRTQFIKKIWDYIRKNGLQDATNKRMINADDKLKVLFGKDQVSMFELAKIIGAHVSK; encoded by the coding sequence ATGGCTAAGAAGAAAAAAGCAGTGGCCAAGAAGGCCCCTAAAAAAGCAAAGAAGGCAGCGGCTAAAAAGGCTCCTAAGAAAGTGGTAAAGAAAGCAGCTAAGAAAGCGGCACCCAAAAAAGCAGCTCCTAAGAAAGCAGCCAAGCCTGCACCTGCAAAGAAGGCTGCTAAGCCTAAGGCAAAGCGCAAACCTAACGCAGCGTTCATGGCAGCCCTTAAGCCCAGCCCGGCTCTTGCAGCTGTGGTAGGAGGCAACGCAGCACCTCGCACCCAATTCATCAAGAAAATCTGGGATTACATTCGCAAGAATGGATTGCAGGATGCTACCAACAAGCGCATGATCAACGCGGATGACAAATTGAAAGTGTTGTTCGGTAAAGATCAGGTGTCCATGTTCGAGCTGGCCAAGATCATTGGTGCGCACGTGAGCAAGTAA
- a CDS encoding DinB family protein — protein sequence MNTTGFYLQTWEEARTRFTNLLKDIKEENLTLKLINTKNSAGFLIRHVADVELLFAKNVFNAPNLSVQAKTVIAQRDTGEWTNLKELLTYQAEAHQQLKAILSMQTDSDWEQTITTKEFGSKTKAEAIGRIISHTAYHAGQLALTLKYGSQP from the coding sequence ATGAATACCACCGGATTTTACCTGCAAACATGGGAAGAAGCTCGCACACGCTTCACCAACCTGTTAAAAGACATCAAAGAAGAGAACCTGACATTGAAGCTTATCAACACCAAAAACTCAGCAGGTTTTCTGATTCGCCATGTGGCCGATGTGGAGTTATTGTTTGCCAAAAATGTTTTTAACGCTCCTAACCTAAGTGTGCAAGCTAAAACGGTTATCGCACAACGCGACACCGGAGAGTGGACAAACCTGAAGGAACTGCTGACTTACCAGGCGGAAGCCCATCAACAACTTAAAGCAATACTTTCAATGCAAACTGACTCAGACTGGGAACAAACCATAACCACCAAAGAGTTTGGCTCTAAAACAAAAGCAGAAGCCATTGGCCGGATTATTTCACACACGGCTTACCATGCCGGGCAGTTGGCGCTTACGCTTAAATATGGTTCGCAACCGTAA
- the crcB gene encoding fluoride efflux transporter CrcB, translating into MSSNLILGSGSQSHRRSYYLCHMMKLILIALGGALGTLARYGVSHVAYEKYSGLFPIGTLTVNLTGSFIIGLLWGIANGLSIHPNLLAFLFVGLLGGFTTFSSYSLETLNLLRDGDYKLALYSVLLNNVAGILLAFLGLMLAKQALQYYGK; encoded by the coding sequence GTGAGTTCAAATCTCATTCTCGGCTCCGGTTCTCAAAGCCACCGCAGGAGTTACTATCTTTGCCACATGATGAAACTTATCCTGATCGCTTTGGGTGGTGCGCTGGGAACACTGGCACGTTATGGTGTTAGCCATGTAGCCTATGAAAAATACTCCGGTCTTTTTCCCATCGGTACGCTCACTGTAAACTTAACAGGCTCATTTATCATCGGGTTGTTATGGGGCATTGCGAACGGACTCAGTATTCATCCCAACCTGTTGGCGTTTTTGTTTGTGGGTCTACTCGGTGGTTTCACAACCTTTTCTTCCTATTCGCTTGAAACACTCAACTTGTTGCGCGATGGGGATTACAAACTTGCGCTGTACTCGGTACTGCTGAATAATGTTGCAGGTATTCTGTTGGCTTTTCTCGGCCTCATGCTCGCAAAGCAGGCGTTACAATACTACGGGAAGTAG
- a CDS encoding Rrf2 family transcriptional regulator: MLSKKCKYAIHALVHMAKEPDEKFLIKDIAVACRIPKKFLEGILLELKRAGVLGSKQGKNGGYFLRRKPKDVNLAEVVRLFDGAIAAIPCATYKYYEPCDECEDEETCAIRFAFLEVRNATVEMLKKDTLEKLVKREARLTAEKMR, translated from the coding sequence ATGCTATCGAAAAAATGTAAGTATGCCATACACGCGTTGGTGCATATGGCCAAAGAGCCGGATGAGAAATTCCTGATTAAGGATATTGCTGTGGCATGCCGTATCCCCAAAAAATTCTTAGAGGGAATTTTACTGGAACTGAAGCGGGCCGGTGTGTTGGGTAGCAAGCAGGGAAAAAACGGTGGCTACTTTTTAAGACGAAAGCCTAAAGATGTGAACCTCGCAGAAGTGGTTCGCTTATTTGATGGGGCCATTGCGGCAATTCCGTGCGCAACATACAAATACTATGAGCCGTGCGATGAATGTGAGGATGAAGAAACCTGTGCCATTCGTTTTGCTTTTCTGGAGGTGCGAAACGCTACGGTTGAAATGCTCAAAAAAGACACCCTCGAAAAACTCGTAAAGCGAGAAGCCAGGCTTACCGCTGAGAAAATGAGATAA
- a CDS encoding efflux RND transporter periplasmic adaptor subunit — translation MRFLVLLTALILTISCSRESDFSNPVTKPLLEAVYASGTVVSENEYQAFSQVDGYIAEKLVKDGDVVKKGDPLYIIEADQQGARYRIARENYALARQNFNDDSPVLNELKAAVQTAKTKKQHDSVNFVRYSNLLNKQATSQAEYDRARLLAEQSRNEYVLAESRYRKTYNQLQTELINAENQYRIARDESNRYTIRSQVEGIVFKTMKEPGELIRRTEAVAVLGSNQSFYLQLNVDELDIHRVKAGQQVLVKIDAYPEKIFKAEVTRIYPLVDSRQQSLRVDAKLLEALPDAFSGLALEANIVIRQVEQALVIPKSALLPGDSVMVRVDGGEQKIKIKRGATTLDEVEVLEGLAATSEVKIKP, via the coding sequence ATGCGATTTTTAGTTCTGCTTACCGCACTTATTTTAACCATTTCCTGCTCACGCGAAAGCGACTTTTCCAACCCGGTTACCAAACCGTTGCTGGAGGCGGTGTACGCTTCGGGAACAGTGGTTTCTGAAAATGAGTATCAGGCTTTTTCGCAAGTGGATGGCTACATCGCTGAAAAGCTGGTGAAGGATGGTGATGTAGTAAAGAAAGGTGATCCCCTTTATATCATCGAAGCAGATCAGCAAGGTGCACGCTACCGCATTGCGCGCGAAAACTATGCACTCGCCAGGCAAAATTTCAATGATGATTCACCGGTGTTGAATGAGTTGAAGGCAGCCGTTCAAACGGCCAAAACAAAAAAGCAACACGATTCAGTAAACTTTGTTCGGTATTCAAACTTATTGAACAAACAAGCTACCTCGCAGGCTGAATATGATCGCGCCCGACTGCTGGCTGAACAATCCAGGAATGAATATGTGCTGGCAGAAAGTCGTTACCGTAAAACCTACAATCAACTGCAGACAGAATTAATCAATGCGGAAAATCAGTACCGCATAGCTCGCGATGAATCCAATCGTTACACCATTCGCAGTCAGGTGGAGGGCATTGTGTTTAAAACCATGAAGGAGCCGGGTGAGCTGATCAGGCGCACTGAAGCGGTGGCTGTGCTCGGCAGCAATCAGTCTTTTTATTTACAACTGAATGTAGATGAGCTCGACATCCACCGCGTTAAAGCCGGTCAGCAGGTGCTGGTAAAGATTGACGCATATCCTGAAAAAATTTTTAAAGCAGAAGTAACACGCATTTACCCGTTGGTGGATAGTCGGCAGCAATCGTTGCGCGTAGATGCAAAATTGCTGGAAGCATTACCGGATGCATTTTCCGGTTTGGCGTTGGAAGCCAACATTGTGATTCGTCAGGTTGAGCAGGCACTGGTCATCCCAAAGTCAGCTTTGTTACCGGGCGATTCGGTGATGGTGCGTGTAGATGGCGGTGAACAGAAAATAAAAATCAAACGGGGCGCTACCACGCTTGATGAGGTGGAGGTGCTGGAAGGTCTTGCTGCAACCAGCGAAGTGAAGATTAAACCGTAA
- a CDS encoding ABC transporter permease, whose amino-acid sequence MKLVVEIAKTHLVSKPKQTLIAMLGVTFGIGMFIALVSLMTGLNDFTEELTMTSSPDIHIYNDITESRASIAEEVNINGINIVHHQKPKKETAKVRNALQITEMIRRDPRVLGVAPTLASQVFYNYGPVELPGNISGVDILEEDKLFDLRSKMKAGQIEDLLANNDGIIIGTGIARKMNVKVGDRIVITTPQGHTMPLKIVGLFQMGIGTIDNVRSYANISTVQTILQQDHSYITDINIKLIDLLEAKTVASEYQAMFGYKAEDWETANSTFLTGIVIRNIITYSVSFTLLIVAGFGIYNILNMTIMNKMKDIAILKAMGFSGKDVRLIFMIQSLVIGFMGSVAGLCIGYVLSYLIAQAPFDGGDMVSLDHFPVNFDAKYYITGILFGVLTTALAGYMPSRKAAYIDPIEIIRGQ is encoded by the coding sequence ATGAAGCTTGTTGTTGAAATCGCGAAAACGCATTTGGTATCGAAGCCAAAACAAACGCTCATTGCTATGCTGGGTGTTACGTTTGGTATCGGTATGTTCATTGCGCTGGTGAGTTTGATGACGGGCCTCAACGATTTCACGGAAGAGCTGACCATGACATCTTCTCCTGATATTCACATCTACAACGACATTACCGAAAGTCGCGCGAGCATAGCCGAAGAAGTGAATATCAACGGCATCAACATTGTACACCATCAAAAACCAAAAAAGGAAACGGCCAAGGTGCGCAACGCCTTGCAGATCACTGAAATGATCAGGCGCGATCCGCGCGTATTGGGTGTGGCGCCTACCTTGGCGTCACAGGTGTTTTATAACTACGGACCGGTGGAGTTGCCGGGCAATATTTCCGGTGTGGATATCCTGGAAGAAGATAAACTGTTCGACCTGCGTTCAAAAATGAAAGCGGGCCAGATTGAAGACCTGCTGGCCAACAACGATGGCATCATCATCGGTACGGGCATTGCGCGTAAAATGAATGTGAAGGTGGGCGATCGAATTGTGATCACTACGCCTCAAGGGCACACCATGCCTTTGAAAATTGTGGGGTTGTTTCAAATGGGTATCGGTACCATCGACAATGTGCGCAGCTACGCGAATATCTCCACCGTGCAAACCATCTTGCAGCAGGATCATTCATACATCACCGACATCAACATTAAGTTAATTGATTTGTTGGAAGCAAAAACAGTTGCTTCCGAATATCAGGCGATGTTCGGGTACAAAGCTGAAGATTGGGAAACTGCTAATTCCACTTTTTTGACGGGAATCGTTATCCGAAACATCATTACATATTCGGTTTCGTTTACACTGCTGATCGTAGCCGGTTTCGGCATCTACAATATTTTGAACATGACCATCATGAACAAGATGAAGGACATAGCTATTTTAAAAGCGATGGGTTTTTCCGGAAAAGATGTGCGGTTGATCTTCATGATCCAGTCGCTGGTGATTGGATTTATGGGCAGTGTTGCCGGGTTGTGCATCGGGTATGTGTTGAGCTACCTGATTGCGCAGGCCCCGTTTGATGGAGGCGATATGGTAAGCCTCGATCATTTTCCGGTGAACTTCGATGCGAAGTATTACATCACCGGCATTTTGTTTGGGGTGCTCACCACTGCGTTGGCAGGTTATATGCCTTCACGCAAGGCGGCTTATATCGATCCGATTGAAATTATACGGGGGCAGTAG
- a CDS encoding ABC transporter ATP-binding protein → MEYVLRTTGIGKYFYEPEKFKVLDGISLEVKRGEFLSLIGKSGCGKSTLMYVLSTMDTDYEGELEIAGERLTGKDQNFLATFRNKHIGFIFQFHYLLPEFTALQNVMIPALKLGKYSRAEVEERAYEKLNILGVKDQALKASSKLSGGQQQRVAIARALINDPDIIMGDEPTGNLDSFNTQVVFDILEELTHVYKQTIIAVTHDEEFARKSDRIVEMSDGKIVKG, encoded by the coding sequence ATGGAGTACGTTTTACGAACAACCGGTATTGGAAAATACTTTTACGAGCCCGAAAAGTTTAAGGTGCTGGATGGCATAAGCCTGGAAGTGAAACGCGGAGAGTTCCTCTCGCTGATCGGCAAATCCGGTTGTGGGAAATCTACACTCATGTACGTGCTCTCTACCATGGACACCGACTATGAAGGCGAACTGGAAATTGCGGGTGAACGCCTTACGGGAAAAGATCAGAACTTTCTCGCTACCTTTCGTAACAAACACATCGGGTTTATTTTTCAGTTTCATTATTTGTTGCCGGAGTTTACTGCCTTGCAAAATGTGATGATCCCTGCACTGAAGCTGGGGAAATATTCCCGTGCGGAAGTGGAGGAACGTGCGTATGAGAAGCTGAACATACTGGGCGTAAAGGATCAGGCCCTGAAAGCCTCCAGCAAACTCTCGGGCGGGCAGCAACAGCGTGTAGCCATTGCGCGGGCACTCATCAATGACCCCGACATTATTATGGGTGATGAACCCACTGGCAACCTTGATTCATTCAACACGCAGGTAGTGTTTGACATACTCGAAGAGCTGACGCACGTATACAAGCAAACCATTATAGCTGTAACCCACGATGAAGAATTCGCGCGCAAATCCGACAGGATTGTGGAGATGAGTGATGGGAAGATTGTGAAGGGGTGA
- a CDS encoding DUF1684 domain-containing protein: MKTFALVLLCCVCSYAQTDQKTALAEIKTFQEELNNEYKDKKKSPLLPADLKKFKKHEFFPVDLKYRVEAKLMLTPETSFAPMKATQSLVQDYRVYGIAEFTLDGETYSLPVYQSKNLLNNPKYPRYLFLPFGDLTNGIETYGGGRYLNLQAPEEGDVLVIDFNKAYSPYCAYNPRYSCPLIPEENQLAVAIRAGVKYMGKK, translated from the coding sequence ATGAAAACTTTCGCCCTTGTCCTGTTATGCTGCGTTTGCAGCTATGCCCAAACCGATCAGAAAACTGCCCTTGCCGAGATCAAAACCTTCCAGGAAGAACTCAATAATGAGTATAAAGACAAGAAGAAGTCGCCTTTGTTGCCGGCAGACCTGAAGAAGTTTAAGAAACATGAGTTCTTTCCCGTTGATCTGAAATACCGCGTGGAAGCCAAGCTCATGCTTACTCCCGAAACTTCGTTTGCACCGATGAAGGCCACGCAGTCGCTCGTGCAGGATTACCGCGTATATGGCATCGCTGAATTTACCCTGGATGGAGAAACGTATTCGTTGCCGGTGTATCAATCCAAAAACCTGCTCAACAATCCCAAGTATCCGCGTTATTTGTTCCTGCCCTTTGGTGACCTCACCAATGGAATAGAAACCTATGGTGGTGGGCGCTATTTAAATTTGCAGGCGCCTGAGGAAGGCGATGTACTTGTTATTGATTTCAACAAAGCCTATTCACCGTACTGCGCCTACAACCCGCGGTACTCCTGCCCGCTGATACCGGAAGAAAACCAATTGGCGGTAGCCATTCGGGCTGGAGTGAAGTATATGGGGAAGAAGTGA
- a CDS encoding PIN domain-containing protein — protein MKIIIDTNIVFSALLKTQTTFGQIIFNSTGIFEFYCPHYLRTEIRKHWDRLKRISKLTDKQLQESYEALLSKITFINEELIPQKVWEDAEKLTTGIDVDDTVFVALTKYVKGKLWSGDNTLQAGLKKKGYKAILTTPEIHKLWIKKREKLK, from the coding sequence GTGAAAATCATTATTGATACAAATATTGTTTTTAGTGCTCTGCTAAAAACCCAAACAACATTTGGTCAAATCATTTTTAATTCGACTGGTATTTTTGAATTTTATTGTCCCCATTACCTACGCACAGAAATAAGAAAACATTGGGATAGACTCAAACGTATCTCAAAACTCACTGATAAACAGCTACAGGAATCTTATGAAGCACTCTTGAGTAAGATTACTTTTATCAACGAAGAACTGATTCCTCAAAAAGTATGGGAAGATGCCGAAAAGCTTACAACAGGCATTGATGTTGACGATACAGTTTTTGTTGCACTCACAAAATACGTGAAAGGGAAATTGTGGTCTGGTGACAACACGCTTCAAGCTGGATTAAAAAAGAAGGGATATAAAGCCATACTCACAACGCCAGAAATACATAAACTTTGGATCAAGAAAAGAGAAAAACTAAAATAA
- a CDS encoding pyridoxamine 5'-phosphate oxidase family protein, whose amino-acid sequence MSTEFPKTDRTTITRLPKRGSYDKATIYPILDEALYCTLAYVHNGEPFQIPTGHCRMGDKLYIHGSVGSFYLRELAEKKLPVCISVTLMDGIVLARSAFHHSVNYRSVVMFSKAEVVTDEKEIYQALEVFTNKMQPGRWNDIRQPNESEWRKTMVLAFPIEEASAKIRTGGPKDDEEDYALDIWAGVVPLQTTRLAPVADPVLKVGVELPEYLR is encoded by the coding sequence ATGAGCACCGAATTCCCCAAAACCGATCGCACCACCATTACCCGCTTACCCAAGCGCGGCAGCTACGACAAAGCAACCATCTACCCTATTTTAGATGAAGCGTTGTACTGCACCCTCGCCTACGTACACAACGGTGAACCGTTTCAAATTCCTACCGGCCATTGCCGTATGGGCGATAAGCTTTACATACACGGCTCAGTGGGCAGCTTTTACTTACGCGAACTTGCGGAGAAAAAATTACCGGTATGCATCAGCGTAACGCTTATGGACGGAATCGTGCTTGCACGTTCTGCGTTTCATCACTCTGTGAATTACCGTTCGGTGGTCATGTTCAGCAAAGCCGAAGTAGTAACCGATGAAAAAGAAATTTACCAGGCGCTGGAAGTATTCACCAACAAAATGCAGCCCGGCCGCTGGAACGACATCCGCCAGCCCAACGAAAGCGAATGGAGGAAAACCATGGTACTCGCCTTTCCCATTGAAGAAGCCTCCGCCAAAATCCGCACAGGCGGCCCGAAAGATGATGAGGAAGATTACGCGCTGGACATCTGGGCGGGTGTGGTGCCGTTGCAAACCACGCGACTTGCCCCTGTTGCTGACCCGGTGTTAAAAGTAGGAGTGGAATTACCGGAATACTTGAGGTAA